The sequence below is a genomic window from Neodiprion pinetum isolate iyNeoPine1 chromosome 7, iyNeoPine1.2, whole genome shotgun sequence.
CGGATCGTTATGACGCTTATGATGCTTCGATTTACAGTTGAACCCGGGTGGAATGATATCAAGCGCACCAGCAACAATGCCCTCTTCGTGGTTCCCGATGACGAGGGTATCGAAGTTTTTTACCGCAAGTTGAAAGCGGCGGCGGAGGAAAAAGCGCCTCTCACCTACTCGGAACATGTTTACGGATTTCCGGATCGGCTTCTCCTCCCTAAGGGAAAGAAGGAGGGACTCCGGCTACAGGTTTTCGTCCACGTTGTTCCCTGCAGCAGGGATCACATCCAGGAAATCGATTCTCCGATATGGGGGAAGGCCTACACCGATGGTCGTCCGATGGGATTCCCTCTGGACAGACCGATCCAGGCTAACAATTTCACCCTGCCCAATATGCGCTTCGAAGAGGTTGTTATTTTCCACAGGGAAGCTGCGGAAATAAACGCCACTGTGTAAACAAAGTTTTAAATTGTCCCGAGATCATAGTCATACAATGTTTCTATCGTAAATTACTTTATTCAtttgatattatatatatgtatgtatatcctGCTGTGATTATAATTGGCAAAGGTATAACGCCGAATAAAGAACGATGAAACTCAGTCCTTGATTATTCATTTCGCTGTTTCGTAACGATCATCCCGAAATATTTCTTATCTCataaagagggaaaaaaacgaCACGAAAATATCACGCTAAATAAAACTGCTACAAAGTTGCATTACATATTGCGACGTTTATACGCCCCGACAACATTATCAGGACAAAATTAGATTGCTCGACCTTCAGTCCGAATTCAAGTTCAAGTGCGACATTTTGTTGCATGATATTTTAGCTGCTCATCGTTGATAggaatttatcaatttcaatgtTCAATGGCTTCATAGAATAAACTGTCACCCAATCACTCAGACATAGCTATAACTGTGCaatattcaaaatcaaattgttCATAcagttattaattttttttcaattctctgtACACGGGATTTTCACGACACTCGAATTGGCAAATATGCAGTGGCCATGCTGCAACTTTCAAccaaatataattatgaagAGCAATCCTGCACCCTTTTCAATCTCGTCGCTAGCGATAATCAAGCTTACGCGATGGACTCTGACTTAAGTCGTGAgtgcaataataaaatattaaatgttACGAAATCGATTATCTGTGAACGCTGATATTCAGAAacataaatcaaattttattcaagataCGGTAAATTTTCCCCGCGTCAATCGAATATATTGTACCGGATTTTTTGTATGTAACAAATTTACCGTAATTccgacgaaatatttttatagcaCTTCAAATTTAAAGCTTTTATACATGTAACTATATTATGTTTATAGATATAAcagatttttgattttttgcttTTGATTAAAAAACGAATTAATCGATCACATATCTGTATAGTATCTACGGGTGGAAAATTGTTgctatgaaattaaatttttcttgtggAAATTATGTCGAATGAATAAACACCAAGTGTGAAACCAACAGAAGAAAACTTGGTATTTCCCACGACGAAAGCCatttttgaatgttttaaaaGCTCGTTCGGTCACATATCGTTTTGTGATCGACGACAAATAGGTTTGTCATTAAACCGAAaatgatatttcaaaatttcacaacttttcatgtttttgtttaattttgtcaaaaatatttaagaagTGAAAAACGTATTTCTAAGCAACAAACTTCGATGATATCTACATAAAAGACACAATTCACAGTTGTTGTATggacaaaaatgaaaacaagaCTAACCAAGTCTGGTACATGTTTAAACAACCGAAAAACAGTATATATTCATTTTAGATTGTGCAATGTTAAACTGCGTAAAAAAAAGACTTTGTTCTACGCATCATAGAAGCATGTTTTAATCTCGTACGAAACCCTTGCATTTGTAAAAtgctttaattattttcaaacctcCGCGGTAAGTTTCCCAAAGTTTTATTcttaattacaaatttaaacGAACTGTATATGCTTAAAATATTATCTGCTCCTACGTTCACCAAATTCCTAAGCACACTGAATTtcgaataaagttgaaaacgagaaaattaAATCCAAAATTAGTTCTATTCGCCAATTAGACCCgtcactgaaaaaaattctcaacacGGACGTAAATTCGCAccctcaactttttttcttgtgaGAATTTAGCATTATCTATGAATTGGGGGTGCGAGTTTTCACACCCAagttgattttctttttctttccgtgAGGGGAAgcagagaaattgaaaaaataatttttactgttAGGGCACGTCAATGGCCTTTTGGAATATCGATGTGATGATGAAAACGTTTCAAGACCAGCAAATACTGTATACATTGCCATGTACACGTACCTGTTTTACCAAATATGCAAGATATTCCTATCGGAAACATTGTCGCATCATGACCTGTTTGCGATAGTTGCGCAATGGTTCTttatcatttgtcaaatttactGTGTGCAAAAGTGCACAGGGGTCACAAAAAATGATTGCGATACAGTTTCGGTGAGTATAAAAGACCCCTTGACGTGGAATCGTTACACTTCGACCTGAACAAGTAGTCAGAACGGTCTTGCTCGTTACATACGAGAACGTTGATCGGGTATACACGAAGGAAGAGGAGCCGAAGATTTTATAGAAAATGATTCGGCAGGTGGCAATTCTTGCCGTCGCGGCATTCTGCCTTGCGGCGTCTGATCCCGTCCATGTGAACGCTCCCAACAACGATTTGGCCTTAAGGCTGACCTACGATTTAGTATGGAGAACTCAACGGACGGGCAAGTTATCCAAAGAAGTTCGGGACAACGTGGATCCCAACTTCAGCATCCCGGATTACCTGTCGACCTGGCCGGACAAGGTAAGAAATTTATAACTTGGCACTTCTGGTAAATAACGGAAAAAGCAGCACAGATCGGCTGAAGGTTAACACTGGTCACATCGATTCTGTAAACAGGAAGCGCTCGCGGACTTCTGGGCCCGATACAAGTACGGAATGCTTCCACCTGGTGCAATTTTCTCCATCTACCACGCTGACCAGCTTGAAGAAGCTGTGTCGATCTTCAAGGTCATGCACACCGCAGCAAACCCCTGGCTCTTCTTCCAATTCAGTGTTTGGGCGTTCAAAAACGTCAACCGTGAATACTGGACGTACGCTTTAAGCATGGCCATCATGTACCGAGACGACTTTAAGTCAATGGCTATGCCCAGTCCCCACACCATTTTCCCTAACTACTTCTTCAACACCGACGTCTTGCACCAATTACACACCTTCAGAATGGACTACCAGTACGAAGGTAAGACGATGACCATTCTTTACTAACGTACAACAGTAAAACGGAGTCTGAAACCCTCATCCATTCCCTTTTTTTTGAACAGCTATCGAAGGAGGAGAGAACGTCCACGAAGTAGTCGTGCCGGGCAACTACACCAACTGGTACATCACGGGATCAATGAATCCCGAATCGAACCTCACGTACTACCTTGAGGACCCAGATCTCAACAACTTCTACGCCTACCTACACGTCGAATCTCCGTTCTGGATGTCGAGCACAATGTACAACCAGTTGTCACATGAATTCAGAGGATCGGTTTACTTCTGGGTTCACCACATGTTGATTAACCGTTACCGCATGGAGCGCCTGTCCCACAGAATTCCGATGATGGAAACTATCGATTGGAAACAACCGATCGCCATGGGATATTATCCACAGATGACTTACTCAAACGGCCTTCACTTCCCGCGTCGCGACGAATGGACCAGAGTCCCAATGTTTAAACATCACCACGTTCAGGTAAACGGATGGAGAGTTAATACTAGAATACACAACAATATAAGATTTAAACTTATCTTATATTCTGTGATGATTGGTTAGAGTTAAttgacgttgttttttttccagcaTCTAGAAAAGTACGAAAGTCGCGTAATGGAGGTCGCAGAGTCTGGAATCGTTTTGGAAAGAGATGGAAACCTCAAGCACCTGAACGACGCAGAGGGCCTTAACATACTTGGTAACATCGTGGAAGGCAACAATGACTCCTGGAATTCATTCTACTACGGATCGGTGGACCACCTCAGCAGACACATTCTTGGATTCTGTCTTGAACCTGAGAACAAATACCAGATCCTTCCCAGTGCCCTTGAGCACGCTTCCACTAGCATGAGGGACCCAGGCTTCTACAGAATATACGATAAAATCGACGACTACTACAGGACGTGAGACGATCTAACAATCTTTCCAAATGACCACAATTCTTTCCCTACAATCAAACAAGTGACTATACGTTATGTCTCTTCAGGTTCATGAAACGCCTCGGGCCCTACACGAAGAATGAGCTGGCTTCACCTGGAATCACGGTCACCGAAGCTTCCGTTAGCAAACTTGTAACTTACTTTGAATATACCAACGTCTTTGTGACGGGTGTGAACAGAACCGCGGACAACAAATGGGTGTCATTCTACGTTCGTCAGCACCGTTTGAACCACCATCCATTCGATGTCAATATCAAGGTTCACACCGATGAAGCAACCAAGGCCAGCGTTACCATTTTCTTCGGACCCAAATGGGACCAGTATGACAGAAACATGAGCGACGTATCCAAGTACTTCTACCAAGTTGATTACTTCGTCACAGATCGTAAGTGCATACGAGTAAAAAGAAGAaccacacaaaaaaaaaaagaattcatgCAAGCATGAATACAGGGTCTTTCGTTCACTCTAATGAATCACTGTTACTTCTATCATTCCAGTCAAGAGTGGCGATAACGAGATCATCCGCAAGAGCACGGAGTTCACCTTGTCCGTCGTTGACCACAAGAACGACGAGCACTTCTACAAGACCGTTAATAAAGTCGTTCACGGAGTGGACCCAGTGCCGAAGAACCCCATCACAACTGGATTCCCGAACCGCCTGGTTCTGCCCAGGGGTCTACCAGAAGGAATGAAATTCCAGATCTTCGTGGACGTCAGAAAGTTCGACGAGACCAAGGCGAAAACGCTTAAGAGTCGGTTCTTCACCAAGGGCATAACCATAGACAAACCCTTCGGATTTCCTCTGGACAGACCGATGAAGGAATACACCTTCGGCCTGCCCAACATGTACCTGTTCGACGCCGTCATTTACTACTATGCGGATGAGTCAAAGTTGAACCTGACTGCTTAACCTTTAAGATTAAGATGGTTAATCCAGACTGCCGACGCTAATTGTAAAACAATCGCTCAGTCCAATTATCACTCTCTCTACCGATTCAAGATATACGTTTTGGTCGAATATTTAATCAAGTACACTGTAGAAGTTAGTAGACACAAATAAAAACTATAATGCATTCCGAACACGTCAAgcttatttatatttcttacCCTTCAATATATACGTCGGttttttttaggttttttttttttttcctgaacAGTAAACGATGTGCAGCATACCCGGTCGCAATTTCGCGCCTACATTTGATCCTACCAAGGTTCAGATAAACCTACTTTGAAGGAAACTGAACCTAGAAAATTAACCCTCTAACTCCTAGAAATTTAAGACAAACCCTACGTGGAACCTCCAACTCCTAAAAATTAGAGTACCAAACCCTACATTGGCACTCTCAGTAGACAATTGAACTTACATATTTCGATGCTATTTAATCTACAGCTCCTCCATTGGACATGTCACTCCTTCTCTACGCAGACAAGTGTACACAATGAATCGTCGAAGGGATATTTGGACATAATTTTCATAAGCTTCAATAACATTTGAAAACTAAGTACTGCATTGCAACTGTACTTAATCAACGTTCTTACAAATACAAAAATCCTTTTAACTGATTGGATatgtttttctatttattgttatgttaatttaatttcatacattttaatcgtaattttgtttttttttgttttttttcggtcATAATCAATCCGAATCGATGGACCTTTCTGTGAGCTCGCGCCTCTACTATATCACTTTATTTCTCGATTCCCCGTATAGGCGCTTTCTAACTGTACCATCAGAGTAACGGTAAATCCATGTGACGCTAAACACGTAACTTCGGTACACACTCACAACACCTACGCGATAAATTTACTCTGtgataatttaacaaaatcatCTCCACGCCACTCTGGGATTCCGAGGATTTCTTCTGGTTTGCTGGTCACATCGCATCGACGTGTTATTTTCACTTCATAACTCTCATCATATAATTCTTACATGCATATTCAGGCTGTGTACTCACGCATCCATATTCGTTTACTTTTGAGCACCGAGAAACGATCTGCAATACTTATTTTTAGTTTATGACGACTAATTACCTACGGTACTTTATGCTGGCATGTAAATTATGTAATATGAAGTTAATTTTTGGATTCAAAGTTTAAATTCTTCGAAAACCTTGCAATCAGCTAATGTTTCATTGTTGACGTTTTTAATTCTCCTCAGATTTGTCGTTAGCGTAAactaaactttttttttcaactctaaTTTTTATAGAAGTACTAATCCGGCGTCAAgtcaagttgaaatttttcagatacaGTAAATGAGCGAGTACTTCAACATTCCACACTCAtttcatgaaatatttcattaaaatacaaataagCATGGAAATTCACTTTACTGTGAAGAATCGACAAATCACGTTTTATACTTAATAAACGAGAATCGGTTTGAAAactgtattttgaaaaaatgtatcacgTCTGGTATACAATAAcatgattgaataaaaactgCAGACGATGAAACTGTATACTATACCTTCCACCGCATATCGCTAAATTATAGTTATATTACCTCTACAATTATGCACTTGATCGATACAGTGAAATTGATTTCCAATTTTGTAAAGCCCGATGCAAAGTCTGGTCTGTCAAAATTCACGAGAAGTATGATGTATCCAAGCCACCTGTAATAGCCATACCACGATGTGCTGTAATTATAGAACCACGCATCAAATACCGTTGCAGTCTCAATCGAATATCGAGATGTTCTCATTGCTCATACTTGAAATCGGATACCAGCTCTACCTAAGAGTCAGTATCAAAGACGCACAGGACTCCCGATTATCTGTCAAGGTCatatacgattttttataGGAAAGAATTCGGTACTCTCTATAGTAATGGAAACTTTCAATAACGGACAATGAATGTGTACAATATAATTACCACCGCACGTCGcgatattacaataattatagGTATGACTATGTATGTCCAAATCATCATAATCTGCATGGTGACGAACATCAACTCATCTATATCTGTACATTGTGCATGAAGATGATATCCAATATCACTGAGATTCCTACAAAATCTTACCTACGataaaaacgatgaaaattataatggTTTTGCCATGACGCGGTAAGCTGTAATAATAGACAGCACGAATCGAATACCTTTGGGGTTCATTGTCAGACGAATATCGAGAAGGTGTCATGGCTTACCTGAGATCCAAGACCAGTTCCGCTCAAGATTCAGTATCAAAGACGCACGAGACTCCTGGTTATCGGTCAAGGTCAAGCATCCTCCTCCAAAAGGAAGTCGGTAGAGGTGGTTTCACCTGAGTGGATCACACCTCTAGCCGGGTCTCCGTATAGTCTTTCCATTATACACGCCGCATAACGCTACATAACGCCGGCGTATTATATATAGAATGTAGCACGTTAACCTGCTGCTCCTTCCACAACAAGCAGGAAGATTCCTCGGACAACACGCCCGTCCACCGATTGAGGATGAGGGCAAGTGAGGAAAGGTAGGGGACGTAAACGGGGCCATCGGTCTAGACTCGACGAGCTTAGTCTTTCCGAAGTCGATGGACTGAAGACCTCAGAAGAAGAGACTGAGTCCGCTTGTTCCAGTGACGTTGATAATCACCCGAGGATCAACTTCTTTACTCTACGCCGACATCACAAATCTGTATCACTTCTGGTTCACGGTGATACCAGCCAGATTGACATCATGAATTTTCGCACCTTTATcgtgagttgaaatttctttttttcgtatcaCCGGAAATCCACAGTACTCATTGTTAGAATTGTTCCATTGCAGTAAATTCTAGCAAAGATATTAAAACTCCATTTCGCATCTTGGTAACGTTGAGGTCGAATCCGATGCATGGTTTCAATAAGAAATATGCATTCTGTACTTCCATTTATTTAGATTATTTAGATTATTTAGATTATTATCCACATTAACACTCATTCTCAGATCAGTTCCAATTCACATGACACTTATTCTGAACAACGCAGTAGACTATCCCACATGACAACTAATAAGTGTTACAGAAATGTCTAAACGCCATCGGTGCTTGACAATATAGCATTTAGTATCTATCAACTAAAACATTAGCCAATTGCACCACATTTTCTGGTACGCGAGTTATACGATGCATCTCACcggttttcattttttagccAGAATCGTACGTTCCTAATTTTTATTGACTTAAGCCTCCGGTAAATATCACCTTCAATTACTACaggtgtttcttttttgtttccaatCGCAACTTGAAAACGATTATATGACCAGACTTTTGGTCAAAGATGAAAAACTTTATAGTACTCATTTATGACATCTAACAAGCTGATTATTGAAAGGTTTTGGTTGATTTTGTGTTCGTCAAGTGAGTTAGCTACACTTTATACTTTAGAATAGAGCCAAATTTTAGATTCACCGTTCAATTATCAATAGAGAGTGACAAGGAAAAATTAGTGATGTTTCAAATCCGcacagtaaaatttttacccacTCATCAAAAGCTTTTATATATTTACCGTAATATTATAAGTAATTTAATTCTGATATTTAGATGCGCTAAAATCAGTTCGAAAAAACAAGTTCCACGTGATAAAAAGAAGGCCAAGTTGCAAAGAAATTTCCGCAATGAAAAACGGTAAATAAATTGAGGTGGTCAAGCAACTGACCAGCCTCCTGACACGTTTACCGCATATTAATGCTATCTAATTAAATGAACAACAAACCAACGACAACTCCAGTTTTCCGTTCATGTAAAGCAACCGCGATATAAAGTGATGTAAACTCAGCTGTTCAAATTGCGGTTCTCCTTAATGTATCTGGTTTGGTAGTCACataaaaagtgaagaaaattagaaattttattaatggACTTGAATGCTCGTGTAACTGGTATGCTGCTACCGGTTGAAGCACCTCGTCAATCCACGCAGTCTATGTCACACGTACGGTATATGATACAACACATGCAAAGCCAATCGTGCGTAACACTGCAAAACCGGCCCAGAACTGATGGATGATAAGTTATGCGAGGAAGTTATAATACACGTGTAAGTAGgttgaaatttcttcctctCAAAGTCACGACATTCATTTCCGTACTATAATGTTGTtacggtataatataatattattatacgccTTATAGAGGCATGTATAATGTAGGTATGTAATATACCAATATCTACGTGAAAGTTCTTTTACTTGCAAAATCACATTGCGTAACTTGTAACTGCATGCTTAAAACGCGTAATTGATCCAAACAATCGCTCGCATCAAATCGACGAACAGTGTACATTATGCATTATCCTGTATTATTTCCGAGAAAgttgatattatttatttgtaagtattataagtatatagtaaaaattttcgtaactaCGCTGTACGTGTCAAAAGTCCATTTcacagattgaaaaaaatctacgaAATAAAAGTTACAACGATTGTTCGCCACATGCCAGCTGACGCTCTGCGTTCTCGCAGCAGAAGAATCGTTGCGAAGTATGACAGGAAAAAAACGCAGCGTTGAATAGCTAAAATTTACTCAATGCAACATTTTTGAATTGATTATGAGACGTGGAAAAAAGATAATTGTCACGTTTATTCGAAACGCACGTGATTTCATTAAGAGAGAATACGGGGTGTTTCCGGGGCAAACGCCGCAGTACGTTGCGTTGCCTACTACTCGGGagaacaaatatcggtaatacAGACCTACCGAGTTATCGGTAAGTAGTGTTGACAAGTTGTGCGAATTCGGCTAAGCCGTTGTTTCGTTGTTTATAACCTATGCTGAAGAATCCAGCGATCGCATTGCGAAGTCAAGTTGAAGTAATTTATATTTGACTTGACTTGACTCAAGTGATTATGACTCGGTaggtctgttttaccgatattttttcCCCGCAGTTGTGAGCAACCCAACATACCGCAACGTTTACTCGAAACCATCCTGTATTCAAGAGTAGACAGCTGAAAAATtggataaattttggaaatttataTCTTAACAAtcaattattaaattcaattgaaGCTTATTGTATTCAGAAGCATGTAGATCCAGCTGTGTTTAATTACCCTTGAATGAGAATCCGTTAATAGGCAGCATTATCATTGACAATAACCGCAACTGTTGCGCTCGGTGACATGTATTGCTTCCTATTTACTTCAGATTTGGAGACTACTCTTGGATAGTTTTTGGGATATAGTGAGCACCGCAAAACATATCACTGTCAACAACAATGCTTCTTATCAActgattctaattttttttttttttttttcaacactgaAACAAAGCTTGATCtgcataattttgaataaaacaatgtCTAATGAAATTGAATGGTTGGTTATCGAGATATTAATTCCTCGAAATTCACCCACATTTTCAACCGTCTCCTCATCAATACTCCCTCGATTGAAATGCAAATTTTCATCGGTGCCATGAAATATGCGATAAAATCGGAGCAAGgtattttttgagaaaacatTCACAAACTCGTCCAACGGTGCTTCGCCTTATCCGACCTCGAGGGAACCAACGATGCGTCCACTGTTAAAATACGTTCCAATACACAcagtaatattaatatataggtatgtatagcCGCAGTCAGTGGACCAGGTACCGTTACTAAAGCAACTCAACGGCATAGATCCGTATGTTAACAAACGTCCGCACACGGGTCATGTTTGTGTCTGTCCGACTGCTGGCTTGCCCTTAACCGAAACGAGGCTTCGCATACCTCTGCGCACGCGGCATTCGTCGACTTTATCgttatataggtatactcATGTGTCAATGATTCAGTACCACGAACGCCCGAACCGCAATTCGTGATCAGGATTAACAGGAATTCCGTGCCACGCATTTACATATGCTTTATAGGAATAAATCGTACGAATGAccgaaaataattgattattttatcACGATTAATCAAgtataatcgatttttcaaactcgattattttctctcacgatcggtttttgtttttcactccTATGAACAAtgcaatacaatatcaattcgTGCGATTAAAGtatcgattattatcattgtcttacttTCTAAGTacctattttatataataagtgaaagatgaatgaatatttttacttgaagttgaaaaatattttgtgtcAAACTATAAATCGAATCGAAAACACTTTTCCGCTATTAAGACTACAAactaaaatttacgaaattttggttcCGTATGcaccatttgaaaaaaatacgaaataatcgattcgaTTACTTTTTATCGATTCAATCGAatcgtgttcgattatttttttggacaCGATTAATCTACAcaccgattatttttagcttttAGTGGCCGTAGCTAATTTGATATTCAGATATTCGATCGTTTTACGTAATTGCACGGAATTAATCAGTTTTTCCATGTGAAATCATGTACAGGGTACATATCTCGCAAACGAGATGAGAAGACTTTTTCTGTAAATGATTTAATGAGATTTTTTCTAGAATAAATGAGCGAAATTTTCGTCTACCTAAGAAGTCACCG
It includes:
- the LOC124223114 gene encoding arylphorin subunit alpha-like, whose product is MIRQVAILAVAAFCLAASDPVHVNAPNNDLALRLTYDLVWRTQRTGKLSKEVRDNVDPNFSIPDYLSTWPDKEALADFWARYKYGMLPPGAIFSIYHADQLEEAVSIFKVMHTAANPWLFFQFSVWAFKNVNREYWTYALSMAIMYRDDFKSMAMPSPHTIFPNYFFNTDVLHQLHTFRMDYQYEAIEGGENVHEVVVPGNYTNWYITGSMNPESNLTYYLEDPDLNNFYAYLHVESPFWMSSTMYNQLSHEFRGSVYFWVHHMLINRYRMERLSHRIPMMETIDWKQPIAMGYYPQMTYSNGLHFPRRDEWTRVPMFKHHHVQHLEKYESRVMEVAESGIVLERDGNLKHLNDAEGLNILGNIVEGNNDSWNSFYYGSVDHLSRHILGFCLEPENKYQILPSALEHASTSMRDPGFYRIYDKIDDYYRTFMKRLGPYTKNELASPGITVTEASVSKLVTYFEYTNVFVTGVNRTADNKWVSFYVRQHRLNHHPFDVNIKVHTDEATKASVTIFFGPKWDQYDRNMSDVSKYFYQVDYFVTDLKSGDNEIIRKSTEFTLSVVDHKNDEHFYKTVNKVVHGVDPVPKNPITTGFPNRLVLPRGLPEGMKFQIFVDVRKFDETKAKTLKSRFFTKGITIDKPFGFPLDRPMKEYTFGLPNMYLFDAVIYYYADESKLNLTA